The following coding sequences are from one Halobacteria archaeon AArc-dxtr1 window:
- a CDS encoding xanthine dehydrogenase family protein subunit M, whose product MYPDQFAYHRAGSVSEAITLLSEHPEATLLAGGHSLLPMMKSGLASPGRIIDIDDIDELSGIERSDGETRIGALTRYAAVVDDERLWEEATAFAEATQNIGDLQVRNRGTIGGNVAHADPASDLSAAVLVSDVTITVRGPDGERDVAADDFFHGMYTTAVGDGELVTAVSVPHDGTVGSYVKKPDPASGYALVGVATRLTLEDGTVTEARVAANGVMDHGVRLPEVEDVLVDEELAADTISAAGDVAGDSLDEYMVMDDERTSGEFRLQLLGAFTERALERAASRADGH is encoded by the coding sequence ATGTACCCAGATCAATTCGCATACCACCGTGCAGGCAGTGTTTCGGAGGCAATCACGCTGCTTTCCGAGCATCCTGAAGCAACACTCCTCGCTGGAGGGCACAGCTTGTTGCCGATGATGAAAAGCGGACTCGCCAGTCCGGGGCGGATAATCGACATCGATGACATCGATGAGCTAAGCGGAATTGAGCGCTCTGACGGCGAAACCCGAATCGGCGCGCTCACTCGTTACGCGGCGGTCGTAGATGACGAACGGTTGTGGGAGGAAGCGACCGCGTTCGCAGAGGCAACCCAGAATATCGGTGACCTGCAGGTTCGAAATCGCGGGACAATCGGCGGCAATGTCGCGCATGCGGATCCAGCGTCAGACCTTTCCGCTGCGGTGCTCGTTTCGGACGTAACGATCACGGTTCGAGGGCCTGATGGTGAGCGCGACGTCGCTGCGGATGATTTCTTCCACGGCATGTACACGACTGCTGTCGGTGACGGTGAACTCGTCACGGCTGTTTCCGTTCCGCACGACGGAACCGTCGGCAGTTACGTCAAGAAACCAGATCCGGCTTCGGGGTATGCACTCGTCGGTGTGGCTACCCGTCTCACCCTCGAAGACGGAACGGTTACCGAGGCGCGGGTAGCCGCCAACGGCGTGATGGATCACGGTGTTCGTCTCCCGGAAGTCGAAGACGTGCTCGTCGACGAGGAGCTAGCAGCAGACACGATCTCGGCTGCAGGTGACGTGGCAGGCGATAGCCTCGACGAGTACATGGTGATGGATGACGAGCGAACGTCGGGTGAGTTCCGCCTTCAGTTACTCGGTGCGTTTACCGAGCGCGCGTTAGAGCGTGCAGCGAGCAGGGCGGATGGTCACTGA